A genomic stretch from Prochlorococcus marinus str. MIT 9312 includes:
- a CDS encoding phosphomannose isomerase type II C-terminal cupin domain yields the protein MPKIENKPWGTFENILDETYCKVKRIIIKPGERPSYQYHYKRSEHWIIVSGSAKVTLEGEEKEFSVGDYIYIPLKAKHRVENIGKNDLIFIEIQTGQYFGEDDIVRVSNDYV from the coding sequence ATGCCTAAAATAGAAAATAAACCTTGGGGAACTTTTGAAAACATATTGGATGAAACTTATTGTAAGGTTAAAAGGATAATTATTAAACCGGGTGAAAGGCCAAGCTACCAATATCATTATAAAAGAAGTGAGCATTGGATAATTGTTAGTGGTTCAGCAAAAGTCACTCTAGAAGGTGAAGAAAAAGAATTTTCAGTTGGGGATTATATTTATATCCCTCTTAAGGCAAAACATAGGGTAGAAAATATTGGAAAGAATGATTTAATTTTTATTGAAATTCAGACAGGGCAATATTTTGGAGAAGATGACATTGTAAGAGTATCAAATGATTATGTTTAA
- a CDS encoding ABC transporter ATP-binding protein codes for MYSYLNKYQIFRIFNEYVSHIPKKRNKLIIFSFALIFITGFFELINVASLLPVLKSFTASEDLNNLQIYNFIFQLFNINTNNSKIICTTLIFIFLILISNTIKILTFYLNARIAAVIGSDLCSKVYQNAICQPYYYHLSKNTNDIISNIITGSQIIVSVVNTVLRSVLSIITFIFVLIALFWINGKIAIFSLTIFSLIYIIIMFYFKTILKNKSAKIYKINVKIVKLIQESFGNIKDIILDNSQNFFIKDYRQVDLIKRKQEAEIDLLGRLPFYFIEALALISIVLIGLFLAVYLNDSYILPILGSIGLGLQRLLRSFQELYQGWVFVQGRIKILTSFLLYLNLKTNKYLLFSDKERFDFQKSIILKNVFFKYNENLILENFNLEINKGKIIGIKGRTGRGKSTLINLIMGLLIPTKGEVLVDGVNINAVQNERIKMKYFNSISHVSQDIYLSNLSFAENIAFGVPYEQIDINRVKNAAKKAFIYDFINSTIDAFRTTVGERGINLSGGQKQRIGIARALYKGSTILILDEATSSLDYHTEELVIKNIQSNDNCLTVIMIAHRLSTLDKCDLIIEL; via the coding sequence ATGTATAGTTATTTAAACAAATATCAAATCTTTAGGATTTTTAATGAATATGTATCTCATATTCCTAAAAAGAGAAACAAATTAATAATATTTTCTTTTGCTCTAATTTTTATAACAGGTTTTTTTGAATTAATAAATGTTGCTAGTTTATTGCCTGTTTTAAAAAGTTTTACCGCTTCAGAAGATTTAAATAATCTACAAATTTATAACTTTATTTTTCAATTATTTAATATAAATACTAATAATTCCAAAATAATTTGTACCACATTAATTTTTATATTCTTAATTTTAATTTCCAATACAATTAAGATATTAACCTTTTATTTAAATGCAAGGATTGCAGCAGTAATTGGTAGTGATTTGTGTAGTAAGGTTTATCAAAATGCCATTTGCCAACCCTATTATTATCATTTGTCAAAAAATACCAATGATATAATTTCGAATATAATAACTGGTTCTCAAATAATTGTAAGTGTAGTTAATACAGTCTTAAGAAGTGTTCTATCTATTATTACTTTTATATTTGTATTAATTGCTCTTTTTTGGATAAATGGGAAAATTGCTATTTTTTCTCTAACTATATTTAGTTTGATTTATATAATAATAATGTTTTACTTTAAGACAATATTAAAAAATAAAAGTGCAAAAATATATAAAATTAATGTAAAAATTGTAAAGCTCATACAGGAAAGTTTTGGGAATATTAAAGATATAATATTAGACAATTCTCAGAACTTTTTTATAAAAGATTATCGTCAAGTTGATTTAATTAAGAGGAAACAAGAAGCTGAAATTGATTTACTTGGTAGGCTGCCTTTTTATTTTATTGAGGCATTGGCTTTGATTTCTATAGTATTAATAGGATTATTTCTAGCAGTATATTTAAATGATTCATATATTCTGCCTATTTTAGGATCAATAGGACTAGGTCTTCAAAGATTGTTAAGGTCTTTTCAAGAACTTTATCAGGGATGGGTATTTGTTCAAGGCAGAATTAAAATATTAACTAGTTTTCTACTTTATTTAAATCTTAAAACTAATAAATATTTGTTATTCAGTGATAAGGAAAGGTTTGATTTTCAGAAATCGATAATTTTGAAAAATGTCTTTTTTAAATATAATGAGAATTTAATATTAGAAAATTTTAATTTAGAAATAAATAAAGGAAAAATTATTGGTATTAAGGGTAGAACAGGCCGAGGAAAGAGTACACTAATAAACTTAATTATGGGTTTGCTTATACCTACTAAAGGAGAAGTATTGGTTGATGGAGTAAATATAAATGCTGTTCAAAATGAAAGGATAAAGATGAAATATTTTAATTCTATTTCTCATGTATCTCAAGATATTTATTTATCAAATTTATCATTTGCCGAAAATATTGCATTCGGAGTGCCATACGAACAGATTGATATAAATAGGGTAAAAAATGCAGCAAAAAAAGCTTTTATATACGATTTTATTAATTCAACAATTGATGCTTTTAGGACAACTGTAGGAGAAAGAGGAATAAATTTAAGTGGAGGCCAAAAACAAAGGATAGGTATAGCTAGAGCACTTTATAAAGGTTCTACTATTTTAATTTTAGATGAAGCTACAAGTTCTCTCGATTATCATACAGAAGAATTAGTCATTAAAAATATCCAATCTAATGATAATTGTTTAACAGTTATCATGATTGCTCATCGATTAAGCACTTTAGATAAGTGTGATTTGATTATTGAGCTTTAA
- a CDS encoding glycosyltransferase family A protein: protein MNIFFSIIIPVFNRPFEILEAFESIKLQKKSNIEVLVIDDSNDDTSKNISDFIYLNSSIKIKHIKPTKRAGVSKSRNIGIISSIGNVILFLDSDDKLIIGALDHVEKAFIKYKNLDLYFGSCIYKSSRSNHYSDKQLPKIGYYSDYIKSINQPEMLPAFRCESEIRNNFLYDESLTGFEHILYLRILKNGGIFYRDPNFVRLYDDEGDDRLCISNPKNYKNMRKGYLKLIRIFGFDFCRYNIKILLLYFVKIIIYNRLIDHKRLLSISNILGILTIPVPKFFIKQLISFSKK from the coding sequence ATGAATATCTTTTTTTCAATAATAATCCCAGTTTTTAATAGGCCATTTGAAATATTAGAAGCTTTTGAAAGTATTAAATTACAAAAAAAATCAAATATAGAAGTCTTAGTTATTGATGATTCTAATGATGATACAAGTAAAAATATAAGCGACTTTATTTATTTAAATAGTTCTATTAAAATTAAACATATTAAACCAACAAAAAGAGCAGGGGTTAGTAAATCTAGAAATATTGGCATAATTTCATCTATAGGAAATGTTATTTTGTTCTTAGATTCAGATGATAAATTAATAATTGGAGCTCTTGATCATGTAGAGAAAGCTTTTATTAAATATAAAAATTTAGATCTATATTTTGGTTCTTGTATATATAAGTCCTCAAGAAGCAATCATTATTCTGATAAACAATTGCCAAAAATAGGTTACTATTCTGACTATATTAAAAGTATAAATCAACCTGAGATGTTGCCTGCTTTTAGATGCGAAAGTGAAATAAGGAACAATTTTTTGTATGACGAAAGTCTAACTGGATTTGAGCATATTCTTTACTTAAGAATTCTTAAAAATGGAGGTATCTTTTATCGAGATCCTAATTTTGTAAGGTTATATGATGATGAAGGTGATGATAGGTTATGTATAAGTAATCCAAAAAATTATAAAAACATGAGAAAAGGGTACCTAAAGTTAATCAGGATATTTGGATTTGATTTTTGCAGGTATAATATAAAAATCTTATTATTATACTTTGTAAAAATAATTATATATAATAGACTAATTGACCATAAAAGATTACTTTCTATTTCTAATATTTTAGGGATTTTAACCATACCAGTTCCAAAATTTTTTATAAAGCAATTAATATCTTTCTCAAAAAAATAA
- a CDS encoding NAD-dependent epimerase/dehydratase family protein has translation MKKNFLITGGAGFIGSNLINKLLEIPENNVFVFDNLSTGRKTNLKLDNKNLNFYNIDLKTPYRDWPQLKEIDTLFHFAANADVRGGEINRDIDFYENVIVTKAICDYASKNKIKKVAFSSSATVYGEPNIFPTPENYSSTQTSVYGASKLAGEAYLQAYSEYLDFKVTIFRFVSWVGYGYSHGVIYDFVNKLLKNPNELFILGDGNQKKSYLDVSDGVNGVLNLNDLNQENCNIFNLGHTEIIDVNSLARIICKKLDLINIKFNYSGGERGWKGDSPLVHLDISKAKKYGWSPKVDIKTAISNTVDYLLSDRRNLYR, from the coding sequence TTGAAGAAAAATTTTTTGATTACCGGTGGTGCTGGTTTTATAGGTTCTAACTTAATTAATAAACTTCTAGAAATTCCAGAAAATAATGTTTTTGTATTTGATAATTTATCAACTGGTAGAAAAACAAATCTTAAACTGGATAATAAAAATTTAAATTTTTATAATATAGATCTAAAAACTCCATATAGAGATTGGCCTCAATTAAAAGAAATTGATACTTTATTTCATTTCGCTGCAAATGCAGATGTAAGAGGTGGTGAGATTAATAGAGATATTGATTTTTATGAGAATGTTATTGTGACAAAAGCTATTTGCGATTATGCCTCGAAAAATAAAATAAAAAAGGTGGCCTTTTCTAGTAGTGCAACAGTATATGGAGAGCCAAATATATTTCCTACTCCTGAGAATTATTCTTCAACTCAAACTTCTGTATATGGAGCAAGTAAATTAGCGGGAGAAGCATATCTTCAGGCTTATTCAGAGTACTTGGATTTTAAAGTAACTATATTTAGATTCGTTTCTTGGGTTGGTTATGGTTATTCTCATGGTGTAATTTATGATTTTGTAAATAAATTACTTAAAAATCCAAATGAACTTTTTATTTTAGGTGATGGGAATCAAAAAAAATCATACCTTGATGTTAGTGATGGAGTTAATGGCGTCTTAAATTTAAATGATTTAAATCAAGAAAATTGTAATATTTTTAATTTGGGTCATACTGAGATTATCGATGTAAATAGTTTGGCAAGAATTATATGTAAGAAATTGGATTTGATAAATATTAAATTTAATTATTCTGGGGGTGAAAGAGGCTGGAAGGGTGATTCTCCTTTAGTACATTTAGACATTTCTAAAGCTAAAAAATATGGTTGGTCCCCTAAAGTTGATATAAAAACCGCAATCTCCAATACTGTTGATTATCTTTTAAGTGACAGAAGAAATTTATATAGATAA
- a CDS encoding HAD-IIIA family hydrolase, giving the protein MDITAVTSIGGKGTRIESISYGKPKGLLEINGKTVIYKIAEQIALCGIKKLFLLRGYKSELFDNEIIKIENQLDLEITSYIEKEPLGECGALWEIRNQINSKDVLFVLGDIVFDVDLQRFIDFHERLDSQFSLITHITSHPEDSDLIRATNGTQISDFKFKNQEKNNSFRGFLGNAGISLFNTEILDLIKSDSNIKNKTVFRNLAYEFFKLFKRIYSYNTSEYIKDIGTPERLKKVIEDDKNNQIKEKNYKFKQKCLFLDRDNTLIKCTKGNYILDPNDIQIKKDKISKIINLRKNFDLCIVITNQPQISMGLLNLETLYDINSLLIVRLLDLGLKIDEISYCPHHPHKGFQGEISILKEDCFCRKPNPGMIFQQTFLRNIDLKSSVLVGDSKSDMLAAMNSGMKFIDIEDL; this is encoded by the coding sequence ATGGATATTACAGCGGTAACCTCTATTGGGGGGAAAGGAACGAGAATCGAATCTATTTCTTATGGTAAACCAAAGGGACTACTTGAAATAAACGGTAAAACAGTTATTTATAAAATTGCTGAGCAAATTGCTTTATGCGGTATTAAAAAGCTATTTCTTTTAAGAGGATACAAAAGTGAATTATTTGATAATGAAATAATAAAAATTGAAAACCAACTTGATTTGGAGATAACTTCTTATATAGAAAAAGAACCGTTAGGTGAATGCGGAGCATTATGGGAAATAAGAAATCAAATTAATTCAAAAGATGTATTGTTTGTACTTGGGGATATTGTTTTTGATGTAGATCTTCAAAGATTTATTGATTTTCATGAAAGACTTGATAGCCAGTTTAGTTTGATAACCCACATTACATCTCATCCAGAAGATTCAGACTTAATTAGGGCCACAAATGGTACTCAAATATCCGATTTTAAATTTAAGAATCAAGAAAAAAATAATAGTTTTAGGGGATTTTTAGGTAATGCCGGAATTTCTTTATTTAATACAGAAATTCTTGATCTTATAAAATCAGATTCAAATATTAAAAATAAAACAGTATTTAGAAATTTAGCTTATGAATTTTTTAAATTGTTTAAGAGAATATATTCTTATAATACTTCTGAATATATTAAAGATATTGGTACTCCAGAGAGGTTAAAAAAAGTAATTGAAGATGATAAAAATAATCAAATAAAAGAAAAAAATTATAAGTTTAAACAAAAATGCTTATTTCTTGATAGGGATAATACTTTAATAAAATGCACGAAAGGTAATTATATTCTTGATCCAAATGATATTCAAATAAAAAAAGATAAAATTTCAAAGATTATTAATTTACGAAAAAATTTTGATTTATGCATAGTTATCACTAATCAGCCACAAATTTCTATGGGTCTTTTGAATTTAGAAACTTTATATGATATTAATAGTTTATTAATTGTAAGGTTATTAGATTTGGGTTTAAAAATAGACGAAATTTCTTATTGCCCGCATCATCCGCATAAAGGTTTTCAGGGGGAGATATCCATTCTTAAAGAAGATTGTTTTTGTCGCAAACCTAATCCAGGAATGATCTTTCAGCAAACTTTTTTGAGAAATATTGATTTAAAGAGTTCTGTTTTAGTGGGAGATAGTAAATCTGATATGTTGGCTGCTATGAATTCCGGAATGAAATTTATAGATATTGAAGATTTATAG
- a CDS encoding SIS domain-containing protein — MESKFISYISRLKEALENLEESKINELYYEIKKRIDTNFSIHLIGNGGSAANASHIAGDFTKTFMMLGLRLNIFCASDNSCYLTAASNDIDYADVYSTMVDVKFLKGDLIVYFSGSGNSINLVKCAQRAKKLGIKQVGIVGYNGGRIKQLVDIPIHININDMEISEDVQLIVFHYIKQNFCNKFEKDEKSLISNKYDKRVIEDIVS; from the coding sequence ATGGAAAGTAAATTTATTAGCTACATTTCAAGGCTTAAAGAGGCTTTAGAAAATCTTGAAGAAAGTAAAATAAATGAACTTTATTATGAAATTAAGAAAAGAATTGATACCAATTTCTCAATTCATTTGATTGGTAATGGAGGAAGTGCTGCTAACGCAAGTCATATCGCTGGAGATTTTACCAAAACTTTTATGATGCTAGGTTTAAGATTAAATATTTTTTGCGCCTCTGATAATAGTTGTTACCTGACAGCAGCATCAAATGATATTGATTATGCGGATGTATACTCAACAATGGTAGATGTGAAATTTCTTAAAGGCGATTTAATAGTTTATTTTTCAGGAAGTGGTAATTCAATTAATCTAGTTAAATGTGCACAAAGAGCCAAAAAATTAGGAATAAAACAAGTTGGGATAGTTGGATATAATGGTGGAAGAATAAAACAATTAGTAGATATCCCTATTCATATAAATATAAATGATATGGAAATATCTGAAGATGTTCAATTAATAGTCTTCCATTATATAAAACAAAATTTTTGTAATAAATTTGAAAAAGATGAGAAATCTTTGATTTCTAATAAATACGATAAAAGAGTTATTGAGGATATTGTTTCATGA
- a CDS encoding N-acetylneuraminate synthase family protein — protein sequence MISKRIDFNNEINHKIRIIFEIANNHQGSVDHFKNILDDIFSASKTFADKFEFLIKFQFRDLPTFIDESIDPSQNKHISRFKETALLDEQWLQILNMVRDKGFKTIVTPFDEASVNKAERFGIEEYKIASCSCTEWSLLREVANQNKPVTISTGGRNLKEVDDIYSYFAHRIPYKFTIMHCCGIYPAPIKDLNLNTINIFKERYPLAKIGYSGHEDPDNHSISSLAIALGAVSIERHIGKEDTEKDININTYSVSSSSIYKWLKVLDETLTSLGKAKDYSYKNQVEYKSLKTLQRGVFLKNEVKIGDKINLSDCSFKFPIQENQISASEIASIDNCFIANQNLISGARLTYDKTQIQISKSISLKEYVHKIRGIINQYGEYVPDDVEIEVSHHYGIEKLNKYGCCLINIINRSYCKKLIIMTEGQNHPTQFHDVKEETFRVLHGELELILDGQKKIIKCGEEALVRSGVKHSFRAITDCIIEELSTTSIADDSIYEDTKINDLPRGKRKTLVNLHFDHFDE from the coding sequence ATGATATCCAAAAGGATAGATTTCAATAATGAAATTAATCATAAAATTAGGATCATATTTGAAATAGCAAATAACCATCAAGGCAGTGTGGATCACTTTAAAAATATACTTGATGATATATTTTCTGCCAGCAAAACATTTGCCGATAAGTTTGAGTTTTTAATTAAATTTCAATTTAGAGATTTACCAACTTTTATAGATGAAAGCATAGACCCCTCTCAAAATAAACATATTTCTAGATTTAAAGAAACTGCTCTTTTAGATGAACAATGGCTTCAAATTTTAAATATGGTAAGAGATAAAGGTTTTAAAACAATTGTTACACCATTTGATGAGGCTTCAGTTAATAAAGCTGAAAGATTTGGGATCGAAGAATATAAAATTGCTAGTTGCTCTTGCACCGAATGGAGTTTGTTGAGAGAAGTGGCAAACCAGAATAAACCTGTCACAATTTCTACTGGTGGAAGAAATCTAAAAGAAGTGGATGATATCTATTCATATTTTGCTCATAGAATACCTTATAAATTTACTATTATGCATTGTTGCGGAATCTATCCAGCACCAATAAAAGATTTAAACTTAAATACAATTAATATATTTAAGGAAAGATATCCTTTAGCAAAGATTGGATACTCAGGTCATGAAGATCCTGATAATCATAGTATTTCCTCCTTGGCAATAGCTCTTGGAGCTGTTTCTATTGAGAGGCATATAGGTAAAGAAGACACTGAAAAAGATATTAATATTAATACTTACAGTGTTAGCAGCTCTTCTATTTATAAATGGCTAAAAGTACTTGATGAAACTTTGACCTCATTAGGCAAAGCTAAGGACTATTCATATAAAAATCAAGTTGAATATAAATCTTTAAAAACTCTCCAAAGGGGTGTATTTTTGAAAAATGAAGTTAAAATTGGCGATAAGATTAATCTTAGTGATTGTAGTTTTAAATTCCCTATACAAGAAAATCAAATTTCAGCTTCTGAGATTGCATCAATTGATAATTGTTTCATAGCTAATCAAAATCTAATATCAGGAGCAAGACTTACTTATGATAAAACGCAAATTCAAATATCCAAATCAATAAGTCTGAAGGAATATGTTCATAAAATAAGAGGTATCATTAATCAATATGGTGAATACGTTCCAGATGATGTTGAGATAGAGGTATCTCATCATTATGGAATTGAAAAATTGAATAAATATGGTTGTTGCCTTATAAATATAATTAACCGGAGCTACTGTAAAAAGTTAATTATCATGACTGAAGGTCAAAATCATCCAACTCAATTTCATGATGTAAAAGAGGAAACATTTCGAGTCCTGCATGGTGAACTAGAGCTTATTCTTGATGGTCAAAAGAAAATTATCAAATGTGGAGAAGAAGCTTTAGTAAGATCTGGAGTAAAGCATTCTTTTAGAGCTATTACTGATTGTATTATTGAAGAACTCTCTACTACCAGTATTGCGGATGATTCAATTTATGAAGACACTAAAATTAATGATTTGCCAAGAGGTAAAAGAAAAACTTTAGTTAATCTTCACTTTGATCATTTTGACGAATGA
- a CDS encoding acylneuraminate cytidylyltransferase family protein, with amino-acid sequence MSKVLGFIPCRSGSKRIKNKNLLTFNSKSLIQNVYDFAELSKSIDDIVVSTDSSDYLNSFSKKGKFIDIGLRSKKNSTDKSTDIDVLKEVIQKLKIKGFDYKYVIHLRPTYPAISEKNIDDAYKLLLLNERATSLKSVEKLDLFYQKCLIEDDEDSSRLIGLDNDIFNISSSMPSQKCKNIYAQTAALDIYKIENILSGNLWGSYCLKYEFGNVNADIDEYFDLPHAYSALDQLDVFNNKKKGKQYEICFDIDGLLFSRTSDGNYSNAIPNKGAIEILSKLKNKGFVIILQTARGTKTGKNWFEVTKKQLENNNVPYDKLIFKKPGSDFYVDDRFISLRRLKKIFNI; translated from the coding sequence ATGTCAAAAGTTCTCGGATTTATACCCTGCAGATCAGGTTCAAAAAGAATAAAAAATAAAAATCTTCTTACATTTAATTCGAAGTCTCTCATACAAAATGTTTATGATTTTGCCGAATTATCTAAAAGTATAGATGACATTGTAGTATCAACAGATTCTTCAGATTATTTAAATAGTTTTAGCAAAAAGGGTAAATTTATAGATATTGGGTTAAGATCAAAGAAAAATTCAACTGATAAATCAACTGATATTGATGTTTTAAAAGAAGTTATTCAAAAATTAAAAATAAAAGGATTTGATTATAAATATGTTATTCACTTAAGACCAACTTATCCAGCAATTTCCGAAAAAAATATTGATGATGCATATAAATTACTTTTATTAAATGAAAGAGCAACTAGCTTAAAAAGTGTTGAAAAACTAGATTTGTTTTATCAGAAATGTTTAATAGAAGATGATGAAGATTCGTCAAGATTAATTGGACTTGATAATGATATTTTTAATATTTCATCATCAATGCCCTCTCAAAAATGCAAAAATATTTATGCCCAAACGGCAGCTCTGGATATTTATAAAATCGAAAATATATTATCTGGAAATTTATGGGGAAGTTATTGTTTAAAATATGAATTTGGTAATGTGAATGCTGATATAGATGAATATTTTGATTTGCCTCATGCATATAGTGCACTAGATCAATTAGATGTTTTTAATAATAAAAAGAAGGGAAAACAATATGAAATATGTTTTGATATTGATGGACTTCTTTTTTCAAGAACTTCAGATGGAAATTACTCTAATGCAATTCCCAATAAAGGAGCTATTGAAATTTTATCTAAATTAAAAAATAAAGGATTTGTAATTATTTTACAAACCGCAAGAGGTACTAAAACTGGAAAGAATTGGTTTGAAGTAACAAAAAAACAACTAGAAAATAATAATGTACCTTATGACAAATTAATTTTCAAAAAACCTGGCTCAGATTTTTATGTAGATGACCGTTTTATATCTTTAAGGAGATTAAAAAAGATTTTCAATATTTAA
- a CDS encoding type II secretion system protein, protein MNKNNGFSIQELVVVISGFSLLALISFPKISDFIKDFKINHAKNLITSIVRQCVEYSEINDLDNPTFSDIGMGMTLNPYEDSYGIDYGDHDGFTYNTTISSATPTREYSSCMRLSAKSTSIQGLGDETGYHYPHFEIMYNSSTGEYEKTCVLQINAYNKPRHCNEETSSW, encoded by the coding sequence ATGAATAAAAATAATGGTTTTTCTATTCAAGAATTAGTAGTAGTGATTTCTGGCTTTTCTTTATTAGCTTTAATATCTTTTCCGAAAATATCAGATTTTATAAAAGACTTTAAGATTAACCATGCAAAGAATTTGATAACATCAATAGTTAGACAATGTGTTGAATATTCTGAAATAAATGATTTAGATAATCCAACATTCTCTGATATAGGTATGGGAATGACATTAAATCCATATGAAGATTCATATGGAATTGATTATGGGGATCATGATGGATTTACCTACAACACAACAATATCCTCAGCTACTCCAACAAGAGAATATTCTTCATGTATGCGACTTTCTGCTAAATCAACTTCAATTCAAGGACTTGGAGATGAGACAGGTTATCATTATCCTCATTTTGAAATAATGTATAATTCTTCCACTGGAGAATATGAAAAAACCTGCGTCTTACAAATAAATGCTTACAACAAACCAAGACATTGCAATGAAGAAACTTCAAGCTGGTGA
- a CDS encoding sulfotransferase family 2 domain-containing protein — MKQFFWLHIKKSAGISVRRALKPYYVEVDRGHKPKNFVQANYSEYNDILNNYRINLGNYQFKRALFAKEYLYKENWDSMFSFAFCREPIDRCISMFYYLFWKKNFRNRVYTSLKSKKIFLSDSYAFDYFLELIANRKYSNSNFKPIDLHFTTHTNPMWDDITDINGDLLLSKVFKLDDFTEGINYVLKKIINKNVDSKFVKLHENQQKGSFSPNKFQIKKIQQIYKKDFELYETISPLKKE, encoded by the coding sequence ATGAAACAATTTTTTTGGTTGCATATCAAAAAATCGGCAGGGATCTCTGTTAGGAGAGCTTTAAAACCCTATTACGTAGAAGTAGACAGGGGGCATAAGCCAAAAAACTTTGTCCAAGCAAATTATAGTGAATATAATGACATATTAAATAATTACAGAATAAACTTAGGGAACTATCAATTTAAAAGAGCTCTTTTCGCTAAGGAATATTTATATAAAGAGAATTGGGATTCAATGTTTTCTTTTGCATTTTGCAGAGAGCCAATTGATAGATGTATTAGTATGTTTTACTATCTCTTTTGGAAAAAGAATTTTAGGAATAGAGTTTATACATCATTGAAATCAAAAAAGATTTTTTTAAGCGATTCGTATGCCTTCGATTACTTTTTAGAACTAATTGCCAATAGAAAATATAGCAATTCAAATTTTAAACCCATAGATTTACATTTCACTACCCATACAAATCCAATGTGGGATGACATAACAGATATTAATGGGGATTTACTTTTATCAAAAGTATTTAAACTAGATGATTTTACAGAAGGAATTAATTATGTCCTAAAGAAAATTATTAACAAAAATGTAGATTCAAAATTTGTTAAATTGCATGAGAATCAACAAAAAGGTTCATTTTCTCCAAATAAGTTTCAAATAAAAAAAATTCAACAAATATATAAAAAAGATTTTGAATTGTATGAAACTATTTCTCCTCTTAAAAAAGAATAA
- a CDS encoding N-acetylneuraminate synthase family protein, translating into MNIVNFNQLGFDKYIYLIAEIGINHNGSIDLAKKLIDQAVDCGCDAVKFQKRDINTVYSKEILDQARESPWGNTQREQKEGLEFSLTQYEELDKYCKGKNIDWFASSWDKKSQLEMRRFKFKFNKIASAMATNLDFVEFVASEGTPTFASTGMTEIEDIEKIVEIFKRHSCELMLMHTVSTYPSLESDLNLKCINMLKNKFKLPVGYSGHEVSVSPSVIAATLGACAIERHITLDRSMYGSDQSASLQEEGFRQLVSICRKIPILLGDGEKKIIEAEKTIANKLRYWKK; encoded by the coding sequence ATGAATATTGTTAATTTCAATCAACTTGGTTTTGATAAATATATTTACTTGATAGCTGAAATAGGAATTAACCATAATGGTTCAATTGATTTAGCTAAAAAGTTGATAGATCAAGCTGTAGATTGTGGATGTGATGCAGTAAAGTTCCAAAAGAGAGATATTAACACAGTTTATTCGAAAGAGATTTTAGATCAAGCCAGAGAAAGCCCATGGGGAAATACTCAAAGAGAACAAAAAGAGGGTCTTGAATTTTCTTTAACACAATATGAAGAGCTAGATAAATATTGCAAAGGGAAGAATATTGATTGGTTTGCCTCTTCTTGGGACAAAAAAAGTCAATTAGAAATGAGAAGGTTTAAATTTAAATTCAATAAAATAGCCTCTGCTATGGCTACAAACTTAGATTTTGTTGAATTTGTAGCATCTGAAGGTACTCCTACTTTTGCATCAACTGGGATGACAGAAATTGAAGATATTGAAAAAATAGTGGAAATTTTTAAGAGGCATTCATGTGAATTGATGCTTATGCATACTGTAAGCACATACCCCTCCTTAGAATCTGATTTAAATTTAAAATGTATCAACATGCTTAAGAATAAATTTAAGCTCCCTGTTGGATATAGTGGTCACGAAGTTTCAGTTTCTCCATCTGTAATAGCAGCAACATTAGGAGCATGCGCTATAGAGAGACACATAACACTAGATAGGTCAATGTATGGTAGTGATCAATCAGCATCATTACAAGAAGAAGGCTTTAGACAATTAGTCTCTATTTGTAGAAAAATACCTATTCTTCTTGGAGACGGAGAAAAGAAGATAATAGAAGCAGAAAAAACAATTGCCAATAAATTAAGATATTGGAAAAAATAA